The genomic window GCCGCAATTTTCGTTTCTAAAAGATACTTTGCCATAAAAAACTACACCTCCAATTGTTATGTGTGTCTAACAATTGGGGTGCAGTTCACTAAATCCTCTGCTCTTTTTATTATGCAGGAATACTTGTTTTTGAAGCTTGTGCCTGAGGGAAAACCTTCAGCATCTTAGCCCCGACGGCTGCTGCCACAAAAGAAAGAATGATATCTTTTGGAGCTGGTGGCAGCATCCAGATCCATGCCATTGTATAAGTAAAACCTTCAGGTGCGTTAAACCATAGCTTGTACGCCATATACATCCAATTCGTACCAAGGAAGTAGTTAAGTGCTGTACCAAGCAGTGCGGCTGCAACCAGCATCACAAAAGATTTATTTTTTTCCGTCAGTAAGCCTACAAACCAGGATACAACGATGTATGAAAGAATAAATCCGAATGTCGGACTGATCAGCGTGCCAAGACCGCCACCCCATCCGGCAAATACTGGCATACCCGCAAGACCGATCAGCATATAAACGGTCATTGCAATTGCCCCCCATTTTTTACCGAGCAGTAAACCTGCTATCACGCAGACGACGGTTTGAAGTGTGATTGGGACATTTCCAACTACCAGGATCGGCACAATTGAAGTAATGTTTGCGCCGATTGCCATGAGTGCTGCAAATAATGACGCTAGCACCATTCCGTGAACCTGTGATTTTACCATTTGAACCCCTCGTTTCTGATACATGCTGTGTAGTCTTCAGGACCGCTGGCACTTTCCGTGGCGGGCTGCGCTTTCCTGCCCCCGGGCGGTGAGCCCCCTCATGCTTCGCATGAATGGTCTTACCTGTCCCTTCCTGGGGCGGGAGTCTCCTCCGCCCGCCACTCCAAGTGCCAGCTGAAATATATATTGATATGTACAAAATGATTATAATTTGAAGAAGTATTTAAGTCAACTTAATGTTAATATAGGTTAACTAAACTTAGAGGAAGTATTTTTATTTTTAGTTTTTCAGCATTACAATCATGTTTCAATTTAGTGAAATTAAGTGTTATGGGTTTGCTTTTTTCCAGATATTCGTTACAATGCAGTCTAGGCTAAGAAATAGCGTTTTTGGAAATTCGAAAGGGGTTTTACTTTATGAACTTTAAGAAAATATTCCTACCATTCGCTGCAGGTGCATTAGCGCTTGGACTCGCGGCATGCAGTGATGATGAATCAGCTAATACAGAAGCAGAAAATCAAGAACCAACTGCTGAAGAGCAACAGGCAGCAGAAGAGCAGCAGGCTGCACAAGAAGAAATGCAGGCTAAAATGGAAGAGCAGCAGGTTGCTGAAGATGAAGTCGTAGCAACGATTAACGGTGAAGAAATTACTGGTGAAGACTATAACTCAGCGCTTGCTTCTACGCAAAGCAGCTTTCAGCAGTCAGGACAGGATCCTACAACTGAAGAAGCAGCAGAGCAAGTTAAAACACAAACACTTGATTTATTAATTAACCAAACTTTAATTGTTCAAAAAGCTAATGAGGCTGGACTTGAAGCAACTGAAGAGGAAATTGATGAAGAATATGCAACTTTCCAGGAGTCATTCGGCGGTGAAGAAGCCCTGAATGAAATCATGGAAGCGCA from Jeotgalibacillus haloalkalitolerans includes these protein-coding regions:
- a CDS encoding biotin transporter BioY translates to MVKSQVHGMVLASLFAALMAIGANITSIVPILVVGNVPITLQTVVCVIAGLLLGKKWGAIAMTVYMLIGLAGMPVFAGWGGGLGTLISPTFGFILSYIVVSWFVGLLTEKNKSFVMLVAAALLGTALNYFLGTNWMYMAYKLWFNAPEGFTYTMAWIWMLPPAPKDIILSFVAAAVGAKMLKVFPQAQASKTSIPA
- a CDS encoding SurA N-terminal domain-containing protein; this encodes MNFKKIFLPFAAGALALGLAACSDDESANTEAENQEPTAEEQQAAEEQQAAQEEMQAKMEEQQVAEDEVVATINGEEITGEDYNSALASTQSSFQQSGQDPTTEEAAEQVKTQTLDLLINQTLIVQKANEAGLEATEEEIDEEYATFQESFGGEEALNEIMEAQGMDQETLREQIAESIKFDKYVEQEAPVEEPSDEEIQEYYDESAAQMEEQGQEVPPLEDVRDQIVQGMTGQEQQEKLMAHLEELKADAEIETLI